In a genomic window of Kiritimatiellia bacterium:
- a CDS encoding M48 family metallopeptidase translates to MIQSITLDGKRVEYRLVGSRSSKRSRIRVGLDGVEIIQPVEKNASDAEAFLVKHRRWVAEQLERIARLSVVRAPMRRKDGELLFRGVPTPLRVVSIQGRKGANRVFFDGKVLRVELSETARTSVARSLENWLRKQARLVVTEELGRVTRNLKRSPNRVYVMGQRTKWGNCSSLHNLSFSWRLIMVPEYVLRYLVTHETVHLAVPDHSSRFWLTVKSLCPETELAKQWLSRHGESLPLELHSIVKGASP, encoded by the coding sequence GTGATCCAAAGCATCACACTGGACGGCAAGCGCGTGGAGTATCGCCTAGTCGGATCGAGGAGTTCCAAGCGGTCCCGGATACGCGTCGGACTGGACGGCGTCGAGATCATTCAACCGGTAGAAAAAAACGCGAGCGATGCCGAGGCCTTCTTGGTAAAACACCGTAGATGGGTCGCGGAACAGCTCGAAAGGATAGCGCGGTTGAGTGTCGTGCGAGCACCCATGCGCCGAAAGGATGGAGAGCTTCTGTTCCGCGGTGTTCCTACGCCGTTGCGTGTCGTTTCCATCCAGGGCCGAAAGGGCGCCAATCGCGTATTCTTTGATGGAAAGGTGTTAAGGGTTGAACTCAGTGAGACCGCCCGCACGTCGGTGGCTCGCAGTCTTGAGAACTGGCTCCGCAAACAAGCCCGATTGGTAGTCACCGAAGAACTGGGCAGGGTGACAAGGAATCTCAAACGCTCACCGAACCGCGTCTACGTAATGGGGCAGCGGACAAAGTGGGGCAACTGCTCTTCGTTGCACAATCTGTCCTTTTCTTGGCGCCTCATCATGGTGCCTGAATACGTCCTGCGCTACCTTGTAACGCATGAGACCGTTCATTTGGCGGTACCCGACCATTCTTCGCGGTTCTGGCTGACAGTCAAAAGTCTTTGCCCCGAGACCGAGTTGGCGAAGCAGTGGCTGAGCCGGCATGGGGAAAGCCTTCCCTTGGAACTGCATTCGATTGTTAAAGGAGCGTCGCCATGA
- a CDS encoding type I restriction endonuclease subunit R gives MSEYDMVERPILNWLCGDNYEAYDAGRAGLVGGLGWTYRSETAMAAYGRPLEDPLVERILVDKLKAINPGVNTDAQAMMAVAALRRAMVLPDKLTANSRTLELLRDGVTLQLTPGADATTVNFIEFDPNKQDINDYTATNQYRVQGVKQCREDTVLLVNGMPLVIGEYKSYIASGKDWREAVLQLHRYQRQAPLILASNVFCVAVDEDEFRYGTVLFHEAEKEEIERHMDVWGRWLSLYPEKKGYWNEPGADDADDPLEVPVKGLLRLKPCHVLDFLRHFVVFETKRGKTTKKIARYQQFEAVNDIVDRVLALYGKDVEPQERTGLIWHTQGSGKTLTMVYTGYKLRRHPALENPTVLIMVDRRDLKTQVGDDFIACDYPNIEKALGVDDLKKKLRAGWRGTLVTTIQSFQKMDDLEPIDRDDIICLVDECHRTQKSARSA, from the coding sequence ATGAGTGAGTACGATATGGTAGAGCGGCCGATCCTTAATTGGCTCTGCGGGGACAATTATGAGGCCTACGATGCCGGTCGCGCGGGTCTGGTGGGCGGTCTTGGATGGACGTACCGGAGCGAGACAGCGATGGCTGCCTACGGCCGGCCGCTGGAGGACCCGCTCGTCGAGCGTATCCTGGTGGACAAACTGAAGGCGATCAATCCGGGCGTGAACACGGACGCACAGGCGATGATGGCGGTGGCGGCGCTGCGGAGGGCGATGGTTCTGCCGGATAAGTTGACGGCGAACAGCAGGACGTTGGAACTGTTACGGGATGGCGTGACGCTGCAATTGACTCCGGGGGCGGATGCGACGACGGTGAACTTCATCGAATTCGATCCGAACAAGCAGGACATCAACGATTACACGGCGACGAATCAGTACCGCGTTCAGGGCGTGAAGCAGTGCCGGGAGGATACGGTACTGCTGGTGAACGGCATGCCCCTGGTGATCGGCGAGTACAAGAGCTACATCGCGAGCGGCAAGGACTGGCGCGAGGCGGTGCTTCAGCTCCACCGCTACCAGCGGCAGGCGCCTCTGATTCTGGCCTCCAATGTCTTCTGCGTCGCCGTCGACGAGGACGAATTCCGGTACGGGACGGTGCTCTTTCACGAGGCCGAGAAGGAGGAAATCGAACGCCACATGGACGTATGGGGGCGGTGGCTTAGTCTGTATCCCGAGAAGAAGGGATACTGGAACGAGCCAGGAGCGGACGACGCCGACGACCCTCTGGAAGTTCCGGTCAAAGGGCTGCTGCGGCTTAAGCCCTGTCATGTGCTGGACTTTCTCCGGCATTTCGTGGTGTTCGAGACGAAGCGGGGCAAGACCACGAAGAAGATCGCGCGGTATCAGCAGTTCGAGGCGGTGAACGATATCGTGGACCGTGTGCTGGCGCTATACGGCAAGGATGTGGAGCCCCAGGAGCGTACCGGGCTTATCTGGCATACGCAGGGCTCGGGTAAGACGCTGACGATGGTCTATACGGGGTATAAACTGCGGCGGCATCCGGCGCTGGAGAATCCGACAGTGCTGATCATGGTGGACCGGCGCGATCTGAAGACCCAGGTGGGCGACGACTTCATTGCGTGCGATTACCCGAACATCGAAAAGGCTCTGGGGGTGGATGACTTGAAAAAGAAGCTGCGCGCTGGATGGCGGGGAACGCTGGTGACAACGATCCAGTCGTTCCAGAAAATGGACGATCTTGAGCCGATTGATCGTGACGACATCATCTGTCTCGTGGACGAATGCCATCGCACACAGAAGAGCGCGAGGAGTGCATGA
- a CDS encoding S8/S53 family peptidase — protein sequence MKLLCVDSQGERIQAPYRDLLPNIEMRSTPTPEKWRDAKCHEHGSLCGWLLALPAQAAILAGELTEKVELIFCRIFDQNARFIPGSEERILEVIREERPDVVSRSWGQWDLDDTLGEFYAQVEWADWAQRYAALQAEIGFLDVGAAGNDDDNDKDDDIVYPQRLLENCCIIGAAHRSGKPAAWSGDGAGVLCVMWADRVYSPDATGRWRLWSGASAATPKFAGAAALRRLQAPALKVAVMHEATRPTKAAYANMTHHAKWGYGNWEEAWQRYARLMPTELMPPAAPAGIQSLVAPIELFEFRRMV from the coding sequence GTGAAGCTTCTATGCGTGGACAGCCAGGGCGAGCGTATCCAGGCCCCGTATCGGGATCTCCTGCCCAACATCGAAATGCGCAGCACGCCCACGCCCGAGAAGTGGCGGGATGCAAAATGCCACGAACACGGCTCGCTTTGCGGCTGGCTGCTGGCGCTGCCCGCCCAAGCGGCGATCCTGGCCGGCGAGTTGACCGAGAAGGTCGAGTTGATCTTCTGCCGCATCTTCGATCAGAACGCCCGGTTCATTCCCGGCTCCGAGGAGCGTATCCTCGAGGTGATCCGCGAGGAGCGGCCGGACGTGGTCTCGCGGTCCTGGGGCCAGTGGGACCTGGACGATACACTCGGTGAGTTCTATGCGCAGGTCGAATGGGCCGACTGGGCCCAGCGTTACGCCGCGCTCCAGGCCGAGATCGGCTTTCTGGACGTCGGCGCCGCCGGCAACGATGACGACAACGACAAGGACGATGACATCGTCTACCCGCAGCGGCTCCTGGAGAACTGTTGCATCATCGGTGCGGCGCATCGGTCCGGCAAGCCGGCCGCGTGGTCAGGCGATGGGGCAGGGGTGCTTTGCGTGATGTGGGCCGATCGCGTCTATTCGCCGGACGCCACGGGCCGCTGGCGCTTGTGGTCAGGGGCCAGCGCCGCCACGCCGAAGTTCGCTGGGGCCGCGGCCCTGCGCCGTTTGCAGGCACCCGCGCTCAAAGTCGCGGTCATGCACGAGGCCACGCGGCCGACCAAGGCGGCCTATGCGAACATGACGCATCACGCGAAGTGGGGCTACGGCAACTGGGAAGAAGCCTGGCAGCGATATGCGCGGCTCATGCCCACCGAGTTGATGCCGCCGGCCGCGCCGGCTGGGATTCAGAGCCTCGTCGCGCCGATTGAGCTCTTCGAGTTTCGGCGGATGGTCTGA
- a CDS encoding restriction endonuclease subunit S: protein MGALAASFKGKLPTTTTEKPTARSRPYLLMEGLRGGSHVFTEDTHLPSVTETDTVVIADGSKSGFAVRGVAGVVGSTLLGFRARNGVDASFLYHLLASLFQYLNSTTTGTAIPHLDQDLLLRLPIGLPPTVDEQAAIVRILDAVDTAIERTRMAAERAWVVGRSLIANLLRCGIGCDGRTRDRKTEPASFVRTAAGSLPSAWRLSSVADEFDFQNGFTLNAERRNGGRKRPYLRVANVQRDAVSLDDVHELDAGDAEFEPRKLELNDLLVVEGHADRMQIGRCACVAEEAVGMTFQNHLFRLRTHGDVSAAFGCLWLNSQYAQRYWNARCATSSGLNTINQRMLKRMLVPVVPPEEQDAIVRLAGAAKSKVAALASKEAALRDLKRALMDDLLSGRVRVDATRIGGAA from the coding sequence GTGGGAGCGCTGGCGGCTAGTTTCAAAGGCAAACTTCCGACTACAACGACTGAGAAGCCAACCGCCCGGTCCCGCCCTTACTTACTCATGGAAGGACTTCGTGGAGGTTCGCATGTTTTTACCGAGGACACGCATCTACCCTCCGTCACCGAGACAGACACCGTTGTCATTGCCGACGGGTCTAAATCTGGTTTCGCAGTTCGAGGCGTTGCTGGCGTCGTGGGGTCGACGCTCCTGGGGTTTCGGGCCCGCAACGGAGTTGACGCGAGTTTCCTATACCATCTTCTGGCGTCGTTGTTTCAGTACCTCAACTCGACCACTACGGGCACCGCAATCCCGCACTTGGATCAGGATCTTCTGTTGCGCCTGCCTATTGGATTGCCGCCAACAGTCGACGAGCAGGCAGCGATTGTGCGGATTCTGGATGCGGTGGACACGGCGATTGAGCGGACGCGGATGGCGGCGGAGCGGGCGTGGGTGGTCGGTCGCTCGTTGATTGCTAACCTGCTTCGATGCGGGATTGGCTGCGACGGACGAACGCGAGACCGAAAGACTGAGCCTGCTTCTTTCGTGCGAACCGCGGCGGGATCGCTGCCATCGGCATGGAGGTTGAGTTCCGTCGCCGATGAATTCGACTTTCAGAACGGGTTCACGCTGAACGCAGAACGTCGGAATGGGGGTCGAAAGCGACCTTATCTGCGAGTGGCAAATGTCCAGCGAGATGCCGTCAGCTTGGATGACGTTCATGAACTCGATGCGGGTGACGCTGAGTTCGAGCCCCGCAAGCTGGAGTTGAACGACCTTCTCGTTGTCGAAGGACACGCGGACAGGATGCAGATCGGGCGCTGCGCGTGCGTGGCCGAAGAGGCTGTGGGAATGACGTTTCAAAATCATCTGTTCCGACTGCGAACGCATGGCGATGTATCGGCGGCGTTCGGTTGTCTCTGGCTGAACTCCCAATATGCACAACGGTACTGGAATGCACGTTGCGCAACGAGTTCGGGGCTAAACACCATCAATCAACGAATGCTGAAACGCATGCTTGTACCCGTCGTTCCTCCTGAGGAGCAAGACGCAATAGTGCGGCTTGCGGGAGCCGCGAAGTCCAAGGTCGCCGCCTTGGCGAGCAAGGAAGCGGCCCTGCGCGACCTCAAGCGTGCGCTCATGGATGACTTGCTGAGCGGCCGTGTGCGCGTGGACGCGACCAGGATCGGGGGTGCGGCATGA
- a CDS encoding Fic family protein: MKTPQRPPAMVALISKYLETNRFDEILRVAVEPADDYLHWDKLRHLTPPEGLTAEEWWLGIKLCRQGLLKPLPLLDKAGKPFRFGVPDLVQAELHDIDVGAGRSIGIPEPITNPQTRDKYLIRSLIEEAITSSQLEGAATTREVAKEMIRTGRRPRDISERMILNNYLTMQRIVELKGETLSPELVFTIHRLVTEETLDDPTAAGRFRRPDEKRIVGDDFGEIFHDPPDASQLDERLRAMCDFANGKTPGFFVHPAVRAILLHFWLAYDHPFVDGNGRTARALFYWSMLHAGYWLFEFISISSILKKAPVRYGLSFLHSETDDNDLTYFIVAQAKVIRRAIEGLHTYIDQKTVEVREVEARVRALDLFNHRQADLIRHALKHPYQEYTIRSHGKSNNVVYQTARTDLLDLRARGVLEQKKRGKKIIFTVPHDLADRLKRMEKEAKVS; the protein is encoded by the coding sequence ATGAAGACCCCACAGAGACCGCCAGCGATGGTGGCGTTGATCAGCAAGTACCTGGAAACGAATAGGTTCGATGAGATTCTACGGGTCGCTGTCGAACCGGCGGACGACTACCTGCACTGGGACAAGCTGAGGCATTTGACGCCACCGGAAGGGCTAACTGCCGAGGAATGGTGGCTGGGGATCAAGCTGTGCCGTCAAGGGCTCCTGAAGCCGCTCCCGCTGCTCGACAAGGCCGGCAAACCCTTCCGGTTTGGCGTGCCCGACTTGGTGCAGGCGGAGCTGCACGATATTGACGTGGGCGCCGGGCGGTCCATCGGCATTCCGGAGCCCATTACGAATCCGCAGACGCGCGACAAGTACCTTATCCGCTCGCTGATCGAGGAAGCGATCACGTCCAGCCAGCTCGAAGGCGCGGCAACCACCCGTGAAGTGGCCAAAGAGATGATCCGAACGGGCCGTCGTCCGCGGGACATCAGCGAGCGCATGATTCTGAACAACTACCTGACCATGCAGCGAATCGTTGAACTGAAAGGAGAGACCCTTTCTCCGGAGCTGGTGTTCACGATCCATCGGCTTGTGACCGAGGAGACCCTTGACGATCCGACGGCGGCCGGCCGGTTCCGCAGGCCGGACGAGAAGCGCATCGTGGGCGACGACTTCGGCGAAATCTTCCATGATCCTCCGGATGCCAGCCAGTTGGATGAACGCTTGCGGGCCATGTGCGATTTTGCCAACGGCAAGACCCCGGGGTTCTTCGTCCATCCGGCGGTGCGGGCAATCCTGCTGCATTTCTGGCTGGCGTACGATCACCCGTTTGTGGACGGCAACGGTCGTACGGCGCGGGCCTTGTTCTACTGGAGCATGTTGCACGCGGGCTACTGGCTATTCGAGTTCATTTCGATCTCGAGCATTCTGAAGAAAGCGCCGGTCCGGTACGGATTGTCGTTCCTGCACAGCGAGACCGACGATAACGATTTGACCTATTTCATCGTGGCGCAGGCGAAGGTGATACGCCGGGCCATCGAGGGGCTGCACACGTATATAGATCAGAAGACCGTGGAAGTGAGGGAAGTGGAGGCGCGCGTCCGGGCTCTGGATCTCTTCAACCACCGACAGGCGGATCTGATCCGGCATGCGTTGAAACACCCCTATCAGGAGTACACCATCAGGAGTCACGGCAAGAGCAATAATGTGGTGTATCAGACCGCACGGACCGATTTGCTCGACCTGAGGGCGCGCGGGGTGCTGGAACAGAAAAAGCGAGGCAAGAAGATTATCTTCACCGTGCCGCACGACCTGGCCGATCGGCTGAAACGCATGGAAAAGGAAGCCAAGGTCTCATGA
- a CDS encoding N-6 DNA methylase has product MRLTQQQLEAHLWGAANILRGKTAGQDYKNYILSLMFYKRLCDQWECEADEAIAELEKQQGRMFSEKERALFRRRGEHRFSIPEGSRWGDVQSASTNLGEVLTKAMRAVAAANEELRGVFTVDWNQPAPDGSGRPLIPNEVVHALIQHFDEHDLSNSSVPADILGRAYEYLIKQFADDAGAKAGEFFTPPEVVDALVRMLEPKPGDTIYDPTAGSGGMLVHSADYLREHGHFATAAQYFAQEMNWGNAAIGKINSVLHGLEAEIKAGASTITDPQFVDGGQVRKFSLVLANFPFSDEFWWVKPEQQTDDKKKKDKLKKEIFGKEGFKDPYGRFGRGTSFAAPPAGYGDYAFILHILASLTDDGRAGIVCPQGVLFRGQPEVEEETGEFHKDGNPKIKRRKADDEHLIRHALLQSRVVDAVISLPLNVFYGAGVPACLVILRKKRPKARRDQLLLVYAAQHYRELSAQNELRPQDVMRILVHYHAYGDAAKVGKLVEEHGARIRKQIDLREEDEVGRIIAEYQEYADRLAKVDEAIETGQGRHEGRPSIGGSGSVPTVLASSLAKLEKQREKLVAKLSERDEKITESRRRAESDRRDVATVGEELEALYADPDELLKHVRVVGPNEIEENEFNLNIPRYVDTFEPEPRIEVKDALKALAASEKGVRDAEVALGKLLRAAGYGE; this is encoded by the coding sequence ATGAGGTTGACGCAACAACAGCTTGAGGCGCATCTGTGGGGTGCGGCGAACATCCTGCGAGGGAAGACGGCCGGGCAGGACTACAAGAACTACATCCTGTCACTGATGTTCTACAAGCGGCTATGCGATCAGTGGGAGTGCGAGGCCGACGAGGCGATTGCCGAGTTGGAGAAACAGCAGGGCCGTATGTTCAGCGAGAAGGAGCGGGCCCTGTTCCGGCGGCGCGGCGAACACCGCTTTAGCATTCCGGAAGGGTCACGTTGGGGCGATGTGCAGTCCGCTTCGACGAACCTTGGCGAGGTGCTCACCAAGGCCATGCGCGCCGTGGCGGCGGCGAATGAGGAACTGCGCGGGGTCTTTACGGTGGACTGGAACCAGCCGGCGCCGGATGGGTCCGGGCGGCCGCTGATCCCGAACGAGGTCGTGCATGCTCTGATTCAGCATTTCGATGAACACGATCTATCAAACTCGAGCGTTCCAGCGGACATTCTCGGGCGGGCGTACGAGTACCTGATCAAGCAGTTTGCCGATGATGCCGGAGCAAAGGCCGGCGAGTTCTTCACCCCGCCGGAAGTCGTGGATGCCCTGGTGCGGATGCTGGAGCCGAAACCGGGCGACACGATCTATGACCCGACCGCGGGAAGCGGCGGGATGCTCGTGCATTCGGCGGACTACCTCCGGGAACACGGGCACTTTGCGACGGCTGCGCAGTACTTTGCCCAGGAAATGAACTGGGGCAACGCGGCCATCGGCAAGATCAACTCCGTGCTGCACGGGTTGGAGGCGGAGATCAAGGCGGGGGCCAGCACGATCACCGATCCCCAGTTTGTGGATGGCGGCCAGGTTCGGAAATTCTCGCTGGTGCTTGCCAATTTCCCCTTTTCCGATGAGTTCTGGTGGGTGAAGCCCGAACAGCAGACGGACGACAAGAAGAAGAAGGACAAGCTAAAGAAGGAGATCTTCGGCAAGGAAGGCTTTAAGGATCCTTACGGGCGGTTCGGGCGCGGGACATCGTTTGCCGCGCCGCCGGCGGGGTATGGGGACTATGCCTTCATCCTGCACATCCTTGCCTCGCTCACGGATGACGGCCGGGCCGGGATCGTGTGTCCCCAGGGCGTGCTGTTCCGCGGGCAGCCGGAAGTTGAGGAAGAGACCGGCGAGTTCCACAAGGACGGCAACCCGAAGATCAAGCGGCGCAAGGCCGACGACGAGCATCTGATCCGGCACGCGCTCCTGCAAAGCCGCGTCGTCGATGCCGTGATTTCCCTGCCCCTCAACGTCTTCTACGGCGCCGGGGTGCCGGCGTGCCTTGTGATCCTTCGCAAGAAGCGGCCGAAAGCGCGGCGCGACCAGTTGCTGCTTGTCTATGCCGCCCAGCACTACCGGGAGCTTTCGGCGCAGAACGAGCTGCGACCCCAGGACGTGATGCGCATCCTGGTGCATTACCACGCCTACGGCGATGCCGCGAAAGTCGGCAAGCTGGTTGAGGAGCATGGCGCGCGTATCCGCAAGCAGATCGACCTGCGGGAAGAGGACGAGGTCGGGCGGATCATAGCCGAGTATCAGGAGTACGCGGACAGGTTGGCGAAAGTCGATGAGGCCATTGAGACCGGACAAGGACGACACGAAGGTCGTCCCTCCATTGGAGGGTCGGGCTCCGTCCCGACCGTTCTTGCATCGAGCCTCGCGAAACTGGAGAAACAGCGCGAGAAGCTCGTGGCCAAACTGTCCGAGCGCGACGAGAAGATTACCGAGAGTCGGCGGCGCGCGGAGAGCGACCGCCGGGATGTCGCGACGGTCGGGGAAGAGTTGGAGGCGCTCTATGCCGACCCCGACGAGTTGCTCAAACACGTGCGCGTCGTGGGCCCCAACGAAATCGAGGAGAACGAGTTCAACCTGAACATCCCTCGATACGTAGATACGTTCGAGCCGGAGCCGCGAATTGAGGTCAAGGATGCGCTCAAGGCTCTGGCGGCGTCGGAAAAGGGCGTGAGGGACGCGGAAGTCGCGTTGGGGAAGCTGTTGAGGGCGGCGGGCTATGGAGAATAG
- a CDS encoding tyrosine-type recombinase/integrase: MALEIKPTSRWWYGRFQVGGKTMLINLEVEVQGNRPLSITQTGDGAFERSRGKAMVEHDRRLADLKNKHNIEELTQRMIEAKTGSRLDTVKIADLPTAWERIPRRRKPSATRAKTCKAILRRFVSFMKDKYPNISEMYEITQPMTRDFLQAEEERGVTARTWNVTLALLRSVFRYLQPEADAYRRHLMNLPGKEEETIHRQPFAPDEIQAILEAARDDEQIFPVIVTALCTAMRKGDCCLLRWKDVDLKNGFITVKTGKTGERVEIPVLPILHDVLRLIPHTRGEYVFPQIAALYKKSSDAPDRKLKLILAKAGFVDGDLADRIRRSPGEILPVLPPKETLRRGLEAINSAKVMRHRRENMRKVFSAYMDGKVTAEISKDLRVSKGTVSGNLRAIEKLIAAQVIRRAQTRVLPAVFRGSIHADSDVGRLKKASVRGWHSFRTTWITLALSAGLPMELVRRVSGHTTTDVVLKHYFKPGREDFRKAIQAAMPRMLTNGEKTRDEQIADIVTNSKRENAWRDIQALKALVHQS; encoded by the coding sequence ATGGCGCTGGAGATAAAACCTACAAGCCGTTGGTGGTATGGCCGATTTCAAGTCGGCGGCAAGACCATGCTGATCAACCTCGAGGTCGAGGTTCAAGGCAATCGGCCTCTTTCCATCACTCAAACGGGCGACGGAGCCTTTGAGCGGTCCCGTGGCAAGGCAATGGTTGAACACGATCGCCGTTTGGCGGACCTGAAAAACAAGCACAACATCGAGGAACTCACCCAACGCATGATCGAGGCCAAGACGGGATCTCGCCTCGATACCGTGAAGATCGCCGATCTTCCCACCGCCTGGGAACGCATACCCCGTCGACGAAAGCCGTCCGCCACTCGCGCCAAGACCTGCAAGGCCATCCTCCGGCGTTTCGTGTCTTTCATGAAGGACAAGTATCCGAACATCTCCGAGATGTACGAAATCACTCAGCCAATGACGCGCGATTTTCTCCAGGCCGAAGAGGAACGTGGCGTTACTGCCCGAACGTGGAACGTGACGCTCGCTCTCCTTCGATCCGTCTTCCGATACCTTCAGCCCGAAGCAGATGCCTACCGGCGGCACCTGATGAACTTGCCCGGCAAGGAAGAAGAGACGATTCACCGCCAGCCGTTCGCGCCAGACGAAATCCAAGCGATTCTCGAAGCAGCCCGCGACGATGAACAGATCTTCCCGGTGATCGTGACCGCCCTCTGTACCGCTATGCGGAAGGGCGATTGCTGCCTTCTACGCTGGAAGGACGTTGACCTTAAGAATGGATTCATCACGGTGAAGACCGGCAAGACCGGCGAGCGCGTCGAGATCCCCGTTCTGCCGATTCTGCATGACGTTCTCCGTCTCATTCCCCACACCAGGGGGGAATACGTCTTCCCGCAGATCGCCGCGCTCTACAAGAAAAGCTCCGATGCACCCGACCGGAAGTTGAAGCTCATCCTCGCCAAGGCCGGCTTCGTGGATGGCGACCTTGCCGATCGGATACGACGGTCCCCAGGCGAGATACTGCCGGTGCTGCCACCGAAGGAAACGCTCCGCCGCGGCCTGGAGGCGATCAATTCCGCCAAAGTCATGCGCCATCGCCGCGAGAACATGCGGAAGGTATTCTCGGCTTATATGGATGGCAAGGTCACCGCCGAGATTAGCAAGGATCTTCGTGTCAGCAAGGGGACCGTCTCCGGCAACCTGCGTGCCATTGAGAAGCTGATCGCCGCGCAAGTTATACGCCGCGCACAGACCCGAGTTCTTCCTGCCGTGTTCCGTGGCTCCATCCACGCCGATAGCGATGTCGGCCGGCTGAAGAAGGCCAGCGTCCGCGGCTGGCACAGCTTCCGAACCACATGGATCACCCTTGCCCTGTCCGCCGGCCTGCCCATGGAACTGGTCCGCCGCGTCTCCGGCCACACGACCACCGACGTGGTCCTGAAGCACTACTTCAAGCCCGGCCGCGAGGACTTCCGAAAGGCGATTCAGGCCGCCATGCCCAGGATGTTGACCAATGGCGAAAAGACCCGAGATGAGCAGATCGCCGACATTGTCACAAATTCCAAGCGAGAGAACGCGTGGCGTGATATTCAGGCGCTCAAAGCGCTTGTTCATCAATCCTGA